The following proteins are encoded in a genomic region of Nocardioides sp. cx-173:
- the glyA gene encoding serine hydroxymethyltransferase: MTRALQHRPWVPAHSEALVAEVADRTAACGPTALLSELDHLVAENERIHHVETLNLNPATNLMNPRAEAMLSARLGSRASLGYPGEKYETGLEAIERIEVVAAELAAEVFGASYVEIRVPSGAIANLYAFLVTCEPGDTIIAPPPSIGGHVTHHAGGSAGMYRLRTLPAPVDAARFTVDVDRLRDLAHETRPRLITLGASMNLYPHPVAAVREIADEVGAKVLFDAAHLCGLIAGGAWPNPLEQGAHLMTMSTYKSLGGPPGGLIVTNDAELAQRLDAVAYPGLTANFDAAKSAALAVTLVDWKAVGPAYAAAMLETATGLAEGLERRGVALFRGADGPTRSHMLGVLAAPYGGGQAASRRLRRAHLLTCGIGLPVEEVAGDTNGLRLGTPELARLGMTGVDMEPLAGFLARGLDPDVAPEAVGAEVTDWRAQFGAVHFTAED, encoded by the coding sequence ATGACACGCGCGCTCCAGCACCGGCCCTGGGTCCCGGCCCACAGCGAGGCCCTCGTCGCCGAGGTCGCGGACCGGACCGCGGCCTGCGGCCCGACGGCGCTGCTGTCCGAGCTGGACCACCTGGTCGCGGAGAACGAGCGCATCCACCACGTCGAGACGCTCAACCTCAACCCGGCCACGAACCTGATGAACCCCCGCGCCGAGGCCATGCTCTCCGCCCGGCTCGGCTCACGGGCGTCGCTGGGCTACCCGGGGGAGAAGTACGAGACCGGCCTCGAGGCCATCGAGCGCATCGAGGTCGTCGCGGCCGAGCTGGCCGCGGAGGTGTTCGGCGCGTCGTACGTCGAGATCCGGGTGCCGTCGGGCGCGATCGCCAACCTCTACGCGTTCCTGGTGACCTGCGAGCCGGGTGACACCATCATCGCGCCCCCGCCGAGCATCGGCGGGCACGTCACCCACCACGCCGGCGGCTCCGCCGGGATGTACCGGCTGCGGACGCTGCCCGCCCCGGTCGACGCCGCCCGGTTCACCGTGGACGTGGACCGCCTGCGCGACCTCGCGCACGAGACACGGCCCCGCCTGATCACGCTCGGCGCCAGCATGAACCTCTACCCGCACCCGGTCGCCGCCGTGCGCGAGATCGCCGACGAGGTGGGCGCCAAGGTCCTCTTCGACGCCGCCCATCTCTGCGGGCTGATCGCCGGTGGCGCCTGGCCGAACCCGCTCGAGCAGGGCGCGCACCTGATGACGATGAGCACCTACAAGAGCCTCGGCGGGCCCCCCGGAGGGCTGATCGTGACCAACGACGCCGAGCTGGCCCAGCGGCTCGACGCGGTGGCCTACCCGGGGCTCACCGCCAACTTCGACGCGGCGAAGTCGGCGGCGCTCGCGGTGACGCTGGTGGACTGGAAGGCCGTCGGTCCGGCGTACGCCGCCGCCATGCTCGAGACCGCGACCGGGCTCGCGGAGGGCCTGGAGCGGCGCGGGGTGGCGCTGTTCCGCGGGGCCGACGGGCCCACCCGCTCCCACATGCTGGGGGTGCTCGCTGCGCCCTACGGCGGTGGTCAGGCGGCCTCGCGCCGGCTGCGCCGGGCGCACCTGCTCACCTGCGGCATCGGCCTGCCGGTCGAGGAGGTGGCCGGCGACACCAACGGTCTTCGACTCGGCACCCCGGAGCTCGCGCGACTCGGCATGACCGGGGTCGACATGGAGCCCCTGGCGGGCTTCCTGGCCAGGGGACTCGACCCCGATGTCGCGCCGGAGGCGGTCGGCGCCGAGGTCACCGACTGGCGTGCGCAGTTCGGCGCCGTGCACTTCACCGCCGAGGACTGA